GCAGCATTTTGTCCGTGACGGCGAACTCACTCTCAGCAAGTAGCGATCTCGAGGCTCTGCGGCGCCAACTGCGGACCTACGAGCAGGCGCTCGGCCGCTCGAAGCGCAAGCGGCTCGGGCAGTTCTTCTCTGGAACTCGGGCCTCTTCACTTTTGGCAGCGTTGTCCATCCGCGGCCAGGTGCGAACGATTGTCGACCCAATGGCAGGCCACGGAGACCTGCTTGATGCCGCGGCCTTGCGATGCAGCTCAGTGGGCCTCTCTGTCCAACTGACAGCGGTCGAGATCGATCCTCCCACCGCTGAACTCGCGGGCAGAAGGCTTGGCCTCTGCGCCGAAGTCGGAGGACATGCCGCGGAGACAATTGAAACCAACGCCTTCAAGCCGGGTCTTTGGACTGGCGACCGAAGTCCAGGCAGCTTCGACCTCGTGATAACGAATCCTCCGTACGTTCGCTACCAAGAGCACTCGTCCACCCGAGTCGCTCCCGGCGACCGTTTTGACGCTGGCGACGTTCGAGCCGCACTTCGCGAGCTTGTGCGCATGCTGCCAGATCGCACCGAGGCGAAGGCATGGTCCGCTCTGATCGAGGGCTACTCCGGTCTCGCTGACCTCTCGGTGCCCTGCTGGATGCTTTGCAGTTTGCTTGTCAAGCCGGGCGGCACTCTGGCACTCGTCGTCCCGCAGACTTGGATGAATCGCGACTACGCGAAGATCATCCAATACGTCCAACTTCGTTTTTTTGAACCGCTTGTCGTCGTGGAAGAGCACGGTGTCGGTTGGTTCGAAGATGCCCTCGTGCCAACGACACTCGTCGTCTCTCGCCGCCTGCCTGCGCACGAGTCCCTTGTGCCATTGTCCTTAAGACCAGAAACTGCATGCACAACCACGATTGCGGCAATTAGACCTGCCGCGGCTGACAGTCGTAGCCTTGTGGGCCGCGTCTTTACAGGTCCTGATCCGGACGCTGCTTTCGCCCAGTGGCTCCTTGCGCCATCCCCAGAATCCGCCGACCAAATCGCGGTCCGCCGAGTCCCCTGGGCAGAGCAGTGGCGGACTGTTTCCGCACATTGTTGTCATGAGCATTGGTTCCGAGCCGCGGGCGAGTACGCCGCCTTGCAGCCCGGAGTCGCCAACACCTCCCGCGCTCCGCTACCCGCACCTCTTCAGACTGCACTCGGTCAAGGGACGGCTCCGGCGCTCACGACCTTTGAGGCTCTCGGGTTCCAAATCGGACAGGGGCTTCGTACCGGCTGCAACCAGTTCTTCTACGTGGAAGCCGCCGGTTCGGATTCCGACGGCGGCCAACGCGTTCGCGCGAGCGACACACTCGGCGGTCGAACACTTTGCGTTCCCGACGAAATCCTCAAGGCTGTGGTTCGCCGGCAGAGCGACGTTCCCGGCTTTGCCGTTCAAGCCGAGGCGGTTCTCGGTCGAGTCCTCGACCTGCGCGGATGGTGCTTGCCCGAACACCTTGGAGCCGCCGCAACTTTGCGGCCGATGCCTGCCGCACTCGCGGATCTCGTCCGCCGGGCCTCCCAGACGACAATCGGTCCTCCAGAGCGGCGTGTGCTTATTCCCGAACTCTCCGCAGTCAGAACCAATAGCCGCGCCGGCTCAGGAAACGAACGCCTCTTTCCCGGTGTCGGCGCTCCGCGCCACTGGTACACACTCCCTGATTTCGCACCTCGACATCATCCGTCCCTCTTTGTCGCCCGCGTCAACTCAGGCACGCCGTGGTTCATTCTGAACGCGCCGCCGCCCATGCTTATCGACGCCAATTTCTCCACGATCTATGGCAGTCCAAGGGCGATGTCACCGATCGTTCTGCTAGCACTTCTCAATTCCACATGGTGCCGAGCCTGCACCGAGTTCATTGGCACGCCGATGGGCGGCGGCGCTCTGAAGCTTGAGGCGACGCAGCTTCGTCACTTGCCACTTCCCGTGCTCTCGCCCGAGGCGATGTCACCGCTCCAAATGCTCGGAGAGCAGTTGGCTACGTCCACAACATCTCGTTCAGAGGAACTCACGCTTGCCATCGACCGGATTGTTCTGAGCGCTCTGATTCCGGCATCCGAGACGGTGGAAGCGTCACTCTCGCGACTCCGATTGATCATCGCAGACCGTCGCGCCCAGCGCTCTCGGGCTCCAAGGGAGGCGGTGCTCTTTGACCACGCCGATTGACGAACTCATACGCCGATGCCAGACGCACCGTGATGCCGGTGCGAAGGAGAAGAAGCTCCGCGAGGAGTTCGTCTCCCACCTTCGGCGGGTTTTCCCGGATACCTTCGATCAAGCATGGATCGATCACTACATCGAGGGCGCGGAAACTACCCAACGTGGCAAAAAGAAGGGCGGCGCACGCGCGGCGATTCGCTTTGTGGACACGCTCGTTCGTGCCACCGTCATGGAGTACGAGCCTGACATTCGAGACCGGGCCACGTATGACCACGGCAAAGCGCAGGTCCAAGAGTACGCCGCGAATCTCATCGCTGCCGGTACCCCAGTAGAGCAGGCAAGAGGCGTACTCACCGACTTTGTGAAGTGGGAGGTTTATGGAGTCTCGCTGCGTCGTTCGGTTGCACCCAAGGACACGCTCCCTGAACACATCGAACTCACTGTCATTGAAGAGTTCGATACCACTCGATCAAGCCCGCACCTGGGGGATCAGTTCAAGGCGTTTCTCAAGGCCCACCTAGCCCGCGAGCAGTCTCGAATCATTTCAGCAGAAAACCTTGTCCTCGACATCGGACTGAAAAGCAGGCTCTTTGGCGAATACGCGAGCTCGCTGCAAGCCCTCGTCGTCGCGGCCCGTAAGAGCGACGACTGTGTCAATCTGGCAACCGCGCTTTGGGCACGCTTCATCGACCATCTGGAGACTGGCGGCACATCGTTCCGCGCGAACCATTACGCGGCTGAGTTGTTCTTCACCATCGTTGTGCGACTGCTCTCCGCAAACATTCTGACAGGCACGGCACTGCGGAGCGACGCGGATGAGACCGGTTCGATCCTGACCGGGGGCTTCTTCGCCGAGCGATTCCGGCTCTCTAACTTCGTCGAGCGCGATTACTTCGGCTGGATTGCCGACAACGCACATTTGCCCAGCTTCATCCCCCTAGCGCAACGGATTCAACTCGATCTTACCGCTTACGACTTCACTCGCCTCCCCGACACGGAAGTATTCGGGCCGCTCATAGGGCAGCTTGGCGAAGAGACGCAGCGTCACCTACTCGGGCAGGCGAACACGCCTCACTGGCTTGCTGAGCGCCTCGCCGACCGCGCCATCAATCAGCTTCCCCGCGGCGTGCTCCCCAACTTCGTTGACATGTGTTGTGGGTCGGGTGCGATCATTGCCGAGTGCCTGAAAGCCGTCTTGCGTCGCAATCGGACCTTACCCATCGAGCGACTGGCGGAGTGTGTGACTGGCTTTGACGTAGACCCCCTGGCTGTTTCCTTTGCCAAGACCACTTGGGTTCTGACGCTTCGAGTGCAGATCACCGCCGCGATTCACGCGGTCACTATTCCGATCTACCACGCTGACTCGCTGTTCGTCGCGAGCCCTACAGCCAGAGGATTGCCTGCAAGCGGGGGATCGCACATCGACGTTGACCTTGATGGCACAATTGTGCGATTGCCCTCCGTCCTCATCCAGCCTGAGTTCAGGCAGGTGTTCGACGACATCGTGGACTGGGCGTACGACACAGCTCTGGATGCGGGGGCCAAGGGCGGTGCTGCAGGTCTTTCGGAGGCTCTAGCCGGCACCCGTCTTGATGCAGCGCTTGCCGCCCACGCGGTCTCTCTTGAACCAGCCATCGCCGACGCCGCCCGTGTCGGCTTGTTCCATCTAGCGCAGCGCATGACGGCCCTTGCCATCGCGCGTCGGAATGGACTCTGGGCCTTCATTCTCAAGAACACCTATCGACCGAGCCTGCTCGCGGGCCAGTTCAACGGCATCATTTCCAATCCGCCCTGGCTCGCCCTGAGCAAGATCGCGAACAACCCGTACAAGGAGCGCATCACCGACCGTACCGATTCGTACGGCCTGCGTCCGACCGGATCGTCGTTCCTTCATTTGGAGATCGCCACCACGTTTCTGACCTACGCAGTCGATCGCTATCTTGCGCCCCAGGGGCAGATTGCCATCCTGCTGCCAGGAACGTTAGTCAACGGCGACCATCATCAGCCGTTCCGCAATGCTGCGTACCAGACGGCCGCCCGATCGGTCCTGTTCCAGATCGATGAGCTCTGGAACGTAAAGCGGGAGACGTTCAAGGCACCATGTGTGGCGGTCATCGGTCACAAGACCGGTGCCGCAGGTGTCGTGGACTCAGACCACGTTACGGGATTCATCAGCGAGCCGGCGCACCATACGCCGGTCGATTTCAGCGTCCACACGCTTGGTTCACGTCGCACAGCGTGGAGTATTTCAGAGGCCGGGACTGACAGCAAAGCAGGGGCGGCGGGACACCTGACGCCGAATCAGGGTGCCGACCTGATGCCACGCACGGCCGTGTGCGTCACCATTGTCGATCGCACCGGCACGGAATGGAAAGTGGAAACGCCCACCACGACCGGAGCGATGGCCCATGTCGTGGCGGACAGCAAGAAGATGAAGTCGGCGCGGTTCAACGGATTCGTCGCGCCGCCGTTCATCCACGGCATGTTGCAGTCGAAGAGCCTTGTTCCGTTCGCATTCGACCCGCGGCTGCCAAGCATCGCGATTCCGGTGACCCGTGCCAAGGATCGCTCGCTCACCTTCGTAAGTGACGAGGAGATTCGCGCGATGGGCCATCGCCAGACAGCTATACGTTTCGCCAAGATTGGCAAGGCGTACGAGGATGACGGCATCGACAAAGCTTTCCGCACGTATCTGGATGAGCGAGGCAAGCTCCTGAAGCAGACATTTCCGGCGACGGGCTACCTCGTCCTCACGGGACCAGGCGGATCAAACACGGCCGGCGCGGTGTACGAGTTGACGCCAAGTCGATCGGCGGTGCTCGTCGACCAAACGCTGTATTGGTACTGGCTCGACTCTCAGGAAGCGGCCGACTACTACGTCGGCCTGTTCAACAGCGGGCCGCTCGCAGAGCGAATCAACGTGTTCATTCCCGAGGGCGTCTTTGGACGCCGCCACCTCCACACTGTTCCGTGGCAGGTCGCGCCGGTCTTTGATCCCGCCAATGCCTCGCACCGACAAGTTGCGGCGCTCAGCGGCAGCCTTCGGGAGCAGGTCGCGAAGTTCATCAGGAACTGCCCGGAACTCGAAGACCCCGGCAAGTGGCTCAAGACGGGACGCCGCCTCATTCGTGACTGGCTGGAGTCCAATCCTGACATGCAGGCTCTCAACAAGGACGCAGCCAAAGTACTCAAGACCACGGCACCGTGAGATGGAGCTGATCCTCCAGGACGAAACCTCTCCTGGCGTCGTGCTTGACGCCTTGATATCGCTTGCCGACCAGAGGATCGATCAGCTTCGCATTGCCGTTGCCTACACGACTCTGGGAGGCTCTGAGTTATTGATGCCGCAATGGCGTCAGCGAGTCGGAGACGTGGCGTGGCAGGCTCTGCCCAAGGTGCTGATTACATCGGTGGACTTTGGACTGACGGATCCGGCAGCGTTGGCTCTATGGGCGCAACAGCCAAATACGCGCGTTCGACTCGCGAACGCTCATCTCTTGGCGGGCGGTCATCTCCGACCCGCCGAGGCGTTCCACCCGAAGCTCTACTTGTTGGATCACGCGGGTAGTCAATCGTGCGTCATGGGGTCGGCCAACCTCAGCCGGCGCGCATTGACGATCAACACGGAGAGTGTGGCCCGCGCGCGTGGCGTGCCTGAGTTGATGCGTCAGGCGGACTGGGATCACCTTGAGGCAGCCACGACGCCGCTCGACGATCAGTTGCTAGGGCAATACGAGGCACTTCGCCCGCAGCCGCCCGCGTTTCAGGCTGATGAACCACCTGCGCCTGTGGCGCTAGCGCCGGCGGCGATTCCAGCCTTTCCGGACGAAGTCGATGCGGGGCGCCTTGATCCTGCGGCATTTGACCGGTTCTGGCTCGAAGCCGGATCAATGACCACAGGCGGCTCGCGGAACATCCTTGAAGTCCCGCGGCACGCGAACCGCTTCTTTGGCTTCAACTTCAACAACTACGCCGACCAGCACATCGTGATCGGACACCCAGTTCTGACGCTTGGGCCGCGTCGTTGGAACGATCGGCAACTCGCCTGGCACGGCGCGCCGCAAATGAACAAGATGGAAAGGCTCACGCTTCCGACGGCCGCTCAAGGCGGTCCGTTGTATCCCAATACGGCGGTGCTATTCCGCCGCCACGGCCAAGAGTTTGAGCTTGAAGTCGCTGACTGGGATAGCGCAATCGCTGTCGCATGGCGCAATGCGTCCGTCGGTCACGGCCACATCTTTCGGCTTGGTGGACGAGGCCCGCGAGTCTGCGGATTGCTCTGATTGCCGTCGAGTGCACGACTGGTTTTCTGGCCGCGGGCCCGTGGCTTGACTCGGCTGAGGTATGGGGGGTATTCTCCCGCTACCGCGACACGATCGAACAGTGTCGCTCACCCGTCGGAACACTCCGTCGGGGCGGTTACGCGGGAATTCTGGCTTGTCGCCGGAGTCCCGTACGCCTTGGAGCGTCGCCAGAGATCGATGCCGCCTTCGGCCACGCCGGGCAAAAGCCCGGTACGTTGAAGGAGGAAACGCAATGGCATGCACATGTCCTTGCCCCTCGGAGTCCGCAAACCTGCGACCGAGGGATCGTCACGCACGGTGAAGACCGTCGGGCGCACAGCAAGAAGGACCTGTTCATGTCAAGCACCATTCCTGATCATGTCGTTCCCCGTCCCGTCGAGCCCCTGCCCGAGTTGGCGCACGCCAAGTCAAGGCAAACGCTTGCCGAGAAGCTCATCGCCGCTTTTGGTCTCGCGGAGTCCGCGGCCAACGCCATCTCCAACGCGGTAGTCGATCCCGCCGCGGTCCGCAAGGAAATCGGCGAACCCACCGATCCGCAGACCGAGGAGATCCTCGTTCCGGGCGGCTCTCTGCTCGGCATCCGCACCACAGTGTGGGCGCGCCGGATCATGCCTGATCCGCGCAACCCCCGCATCGGACCCTCGCGTCGGCACCCGTTCGCTGTCGAGCCAGGAAAGGGCTCCGAGGCTTCGCGGTTCCGGCCCGTTCCTGAGCCCCGGTCACCCCAAGGCCGCGAGGACAAGGCCGAACTCGAAGTGGAAATCGAGTCTCGTGACCACCTTGTGTGGGCGAGCAACCAGGCCGCCGGGTTCATTCTCGCGGAAAACGACTGGCGTGAGTCGATCAAGTCGCAGGGCGTGATGGAGGCGGTGTGGCTTGTCGCCACGACCTATATTCACGCCGACGGCTCCGAACCGGCGACGACCCTCGTCACGGCCGAAGGCTCCTCGCGTGCAACTGCCGAGCATGACGTACTCGGCGTTGTCTCGGCCGACGTGCCGTACGACTCGTCGGACACCAAGTTCCGCGCCGATATCCGCAAGCTCAACGATGTGCTCGAATCGGGCGCCACGGACGAGCAGCTGGCGGCACTCCGCTGCCAGCGGATGCCAGCGTTGATCATCGTCGGTTTCCGGAAGCACAAGCACTCTACAACCACCTTCCCGACCGCAATCAAGTCGCTCGTCGCACTCCGCCACGTCGATCCTCCCAAGCCGTGGGGCGAGGGCCCGGAGAACGAGTCCCTTGCTGACGAGGTGCTCGACGAACTCCAGCGCCGCGGCTTGGTCTCCTCCAACGAGCGGGCCTATTTGGCGGGTGCATGCACCCGTGAAGAGGCCCGCGCCGCACGCCTGCCGGATGACCCGGCCTCGCGGGCGGCACGGATCGTGCGGCTGTTCACCACTTCAGACCCGCGTGTTCAGGGTGCGATTCGGGTAGCGGTGACCAGCCAGTCCACCCGCAAGCGCATCACCCCCAAGCTCATGAACGCGCTCGCCACGGCGCTCATCCTCCGCGCGCTCAACGAGGAGGATGCCTCAAAGGCGGACCAGGTCCGTCGCTACATGCGGCACGCCTTCGGCAAGTCCGCACACCATCAGACGTGGGAGAACACTGGTCGCAGCAATGACGAGCTTGCCGCGGCCGCGATCCAGGAGGTTGAGGACTCCATCGCGCGGGGTGAGGATGGTGATACGGGTCCGGCTTCTCTGGAGCTCGCTGTGCGGGCTGCTTACCCGCTTCTTGTTCAGGGTAAACTGAATGCCGACCGCGGCACGGCCAACAACGACCAGCCCGATCGCCGGACGCCGGGCGAGATCCTCGACCGCATGCGGCAGACCGTGCAGGGCGTCCGCCAGCTTGCTCAGGCCCTGAACGACTTCCGGGTCGGAGTCCCGATCCGCGCCGTGGACGAGCGCGGTCAGGTGAAGCCCAACTCGGACGGTACGGGTGAGCAGTACGTCAACGACATCTACCTGCGCGATGAGTTTCCGTCGCGCGGGAAGGTCCGTGCCCGCCGCAGCGCTTCAACGCCGGGTGAAGCGCTCCAGGCCGCGCTCAGCGTCCTGGGCGAGGCGTTCGACCAGCTGGAGGTCTCGCACCGCGCCGTAGGTCAGGTGTTCGGCGATGATGGCCGGTTCCTTGTGGATACCGAAGGCGTGGACTACCACGTCTGCGGCAAGTGGAAGAAGGTCATCGAGCAGCTAAACGAGGACCTCGTGGTCTGGAGTCGCCAGTTCCGCAAGCGGTATGGCACGTCCGCACCGGCAACCAAGGTTGACGACCTTGACTCTGAGCCGGGAGACCCGGAAGAGCTGGGCGCTGAGGCCGATGCCGCCTACGACGGGTCATACAGCGGATGGGAGCCCAAGCCCTCCGCCGATCAGAATGCTCAGCACTAATCCCATCACAACCTCGGGCCTAACGGTCCGGGGTTGTATTTTCGCGTGTGCACTTGCATACTCGCACGAGGTGGCGCCGTGATCAATCGTTTGCAGCTCATCAGGAATATTGGACAGTTCGACTCCGTGAATGGCGCCGCGAACATCGCCCTGTCACGATTGACACTGGTATATGCGGAGAATGGAAAGGGAAAGACCACGCTTGCGGCGATCCTTCGCTCGCTGGGGACCAATGACCCCATACCCATCACCGAGCGAGCCCGGTTTGGCGCACAGCATCCCCCTCATGTAGTTCTTGAATGCGCGGGGGGCCCGCCAGCCGCCATGTTCCAGAATGGCGTGTGGAACCGGTCCCTCGGCACGGTCGTCGTCTTTGATGACCAGTTTGTCGACCAGAATGTTTACTCGGGCCTTGTCGTCGGCACCGAGCATCGCCAGCGCCTCCACGAGTTCATCCTAGGCGCGCAGGGCATCGCGCTGAATCAGAGGCTTCAGGACCTTGTCGCGCAGATCGAGGTGCACAATGGCCAACTACGCGCCAAGGGAACCGCCATCCCAGCCGTAGAGCGCGGCCCCTACTCCGTGGACGAGTTCTGCAACCTCCCCAATCGCGCCGACATCGATGCGGCGATCCAAGCGGCCGAGCGGAGCCTTGCAGCAGCTCGCGAGCAGGACGCGGTTCGTAACACCGCCGAGTTCGCCGCCATTTCTCTTCCCGCTTTCGACACCGCTGCAATCGAGGCGATTCTTCAGCTCGACTTGCCAGCGCTTGACGCGGACGCAGCTGCCCGCGTTCAGGGGCACCTAGGCAGGATCGGAGCGGGCGGCGAAGCATGGATCGGCGAAGGAATGTCACGCATCCCGCAAGCACCGGCGGAAGGCGGTGACGCGATGTGTCCGTTCTGTGCGCAGGACCTTTCCGCATCGGACTTGATCACGCACTACCGCGTCTATTTCAGCACGTCGTATGAACAGTTGAAGCGCTCTATCGCGGATGCGCTCGCGACAAACACTCGGGTGCATGGAGGCGATATCCCGCCAGCGTTCGAGCGGTCCATCCGGGTCACGGTCGAGCGAGGGCAGTTTTGGTCCCGATTCTGCGATGTGCCGGAGTTCGGTATCGATACAGCCGCGATCGCGCGAGACTGGCGCGACGCCCGTGACGCCGTATCGGCTGCGCTGACCGCGAAACAGGCAGCACCTTTGGAACGGGCGACCCTCTCCGAAGAAGCCCGGGCCGCGGTCGCCGCGTACGACCGGCACCGGGCGGCGATGACTGCACTGAGCGACCAATTACAGCTGGCAAACGCCGCGATTAGGATCGTGAAGGAGGGAGCAGCCGCGGGCAACGCGGCCGCTTTGTCCAACGACGTGGCGCGATTGAAGGCAGTCAAGTCCAGACACGTTGCCCCGACCAGTGCGCTGTGTCAGGCATACTTGGATGAGAAGGCGGCCAAGGCGGTAACAGAAACACAGCGTGAGCAAGCGCGAGCCGCACTGGATCAGTACCGAACGAACGTCTTTCCGGCTTGCCAGACCGCGATCAACGTTTACCTTCAGCGATTCAATGCCGGATTCCGTCTGGACAGCATGACTTCCGCCAACACGCGCGGAGGGTCAGTGTGTACCTACAGCGTGATCATCAACAACACGAGCGTACCGATCGGCGGGACACCGCCCCCGCCGGGCACGCCGTCGTTCCGAAGCACGCTCAGTGCAGGAGACCGCAACACGCTCGCCCTGGCCTTTTTCTTCGCTTCGCTGGATCAAGACCCTGCGCTCGCTTTGAGGATTGTGGTAATTGATGATCCGATGACCAGCCTTGATGAGCACCGGTCGCTTACCACCGTTCAGGAAGTCCGCAATCTTGTTCAGAGGGTCCAACAGGTCATCGTGCTCTCGCACTCCAAGGCGTTCTTGTGCGCAATCTGGCAGAACGCCAATCGGCAGGTGTGCACACCCTTGATTGTCGTGGAGTCGCCGCCGGGTTCGACCATCTCCGCGTGGACGATTGGAGACGATTGCGTCACAGAATACGACCGCCAGCACAAGCGACTGCGCGACTATCGCCCCGGTAACGCTGCCACCTCTCGACTTGTCGCTCAGGACCTACGGCACGTGCTGGAAGGGTTCTTGCGTCGATGCTGCCCGGCTCACTTCCTGCCAGGTGAAGTGCTTGGCGACTTACGCCGCAAGATTCGAGACCTGCCCGCAGGAAGTCCCGCGATCCTCTCGGCATCGGCAGTCGCGGAATTGGATGCAATCTGCGAGTACGCCAACCGCTTTCACCACAACACGAATCCCGCATGGGAAACAGAGGCCGTCAACGAGACGGAACTTCGTGGGTGGGTCGCGCGGGTGATTGCCTTTGTGAGCAAGTAGCGGGATCGCCCGAGGCCTGACAGTTGGAGACAACCCTGTTGATGGAGCGGGAGACGCGCCCCCTCTCCCGCTCCAAACCACACCCTCTACCCCCAACGAACAGGCATCTGTGGCAATGCCGATAGACGGCGTCGGCCGTGACGCGAATCAGCGTCCGTGACCTGTCGGCCTTGCCCGCTCACCCGGTTTCACGGTTTCACGGTTTCACGGCTAGCAAAAGCCGCGTTCCGGGCTCCCAGGCCCGTATCCCCTCCACAAAAAGTTCTATTGGTGTACTGTCACCCCGACTTCTTTTGTAATGCCAACCCTCCGCCCCTCGGGCGGAGGGTTTTTTCGTTTTGGGAACCCGATGAGATGATCCTCGTCCCCATCGCGATCGTCGTCACGCTCTTCCTCGCCTTCGAGGTCGGCTACCAGACGGGCAAGCGCCGGGCGCGACGGTTCCCGACAGAGCAGAAAGTTGAAACCGGCGCCGTCCAGGGCGCGATCCTCGGACACCTGCTCGGCTTCAGCTTCACCGGCGCCGCCGGGCGTTTCATCGAACGCCAGGACCTCATCAGCCGCGAGGCCAACGCGATCGGCACCGCCCACCGGCGCGCCGACCTGCTCGACCAGCCCCACGCCAACGAGCTCAAACACGCCCTCGTCGCCGCCGCCCTGTGGACCACCATCGACCTCGACTGGTCCCGCGTCGGCCTCGTCCGAGTCTCCGACCAGGCCCTGATCGAACTGCACGGGGCGCTGACGGGGACGCGGTAGCCTCCGGGCGATGCGTCCCCCGCCCTCACTTTGCGCCGACTCTCGCAGTGTGGTAGCATCGCTCGTAGTCGGGCACCCTTTCCACTCACCATGAGCTCCTACACCTTTCACAATCTGTCAGACGCCGATCTAGAAGACCTCGCTTGCGACCTGCTTAGCGAAGAGCTTGGCCTTTCGTTTCAGTCCTTCACCCAGGGACGAGACGGGGGGATCGACCTGCTTCACGGCGCACGAATTGCAAACAGCACCATCGTGCAGTGCAAGCACTACCGCCGCTCTCCCTACTCAACATTAAGATCAAAGCTCACACTAGAAGAAAAGCCCAAGCTTTCAAGACTGAACCCTAGCAGGCTCATCCTTGCAACATCACTGCCACTTACGCCTCAAAACAAGCTGGAACTATTGTCTATTCTTTCGCCGCACTGCACAAGCATGCACGACATTTATGCCAGAGACGATCTGAATGCCCTCCTTCGTCGCCACCCTCATATCGAGCAGACCCATTACAAACTCTGGCTCACCAGCACCTCCGTTCTCCAACGGGTACTCCAAAATGGCATAGCAGTCTGGAATGCGATGACCGAGAGTGAGATTGAACAGAAACTTTCGCTCTATGT
This Phycisphaeraceae bacterium DNA region includes the following protein-coding sequences:
- a CDS encoding phospholipase D family protein, translating into MELILQDETSPGVVLDALISLADQRIDQLRIAVAYTTLGGSELLMPQWRQRVGDVAWQALPKVLITSVDFGLTDPAALALWAQQPNTRVRLANAHLLAGGHLRPAEAFHPKLYLLDHAGSQSCVMGSANLSRRALTINTESVARARGVPELMRQADWDHLEAATTPLDDQLLGQYEALRPQPPAFQADEPPAPVALAPAAIPAFPDEVDAGRLDPAAFDRFWLEAGSMTTGGSRNILEVPRHANRFFGFNFNNYADQHIVIGHPVLTLGPRRWNDRQLAWHGAPQMNKMERLTLPTAAQGGPLYPNTAVLFRRHGQEFELEVADWDSAIAVAWRNASVGHGHIFRLGGRGPRVCGLL
- a CDS encoding AAA family ATPase — protein: MINRLQLIRNIGQFDSVNGAANIALSRLTLVYAENGKGKTTLAAILRSLGTNDPIPITERARFGAQHPPHVVLECAGGPPAAMFQNGVWNRSLGTVVVFDDQFVDQNVYSGLVVGTEHRQRLHEFILGAQGIALNQRLQDLVAQIEVHNGQLRAKGTAIPAVERGPYSVDEFCNLPNRADIDAAIQAAERSLAAAREQDAVRNTAEFAAISLPAFDTAAIEAILQLDLPALDADAAARVQGHLGRIGAGGEAWIGEGMSRIPQAPAEGGDAMCPFCAQDLSASDLITHYRVYFSTSYEQLKRSIADALATNTRVHGGDIPPAFERSIRVTVERGQFWSRFCDVPEFGIDTAAIARDWRDARDAVSAALTAKQAAPLERATLSEEARAAVAAYDRHRAAMTALSDQLQLANAAIRIVKEGAAAGNAAALSNDVARLKAVKSRHVAPTSALCQAYLDEKAAKAVTETQREQARAALDQYRTNVFPACQTAINVYLQRFNAGFRLDSMTSANTRGGSVCTYSVIINNTSVPIGGTPPPPGTPSFRSTLSAGDRNTLALAFFFASLDQDPALALRIVVIDDPMTSLDEHRSLTTVQEVRNLVQRVQQVIVLSHSKAFLCAIWQNANRQVCTPLIVVESPPGSTISAWTIGDDCVTEYDRQHKRLRDYRPGNAATSRLVAQDLRHVLEGFLRRCCPAHFLPGEVLGDLRRKIRDLPAGSPAILSASAVAELDAICEYANRFHHNTNPAWETEAVNETELRGWVARVIAFVSK
- a CDS encoding N-6 DNA methylase, yielding MQNRRSVQRPFSRNWSSILSVTANSLSASSDLEALRRQLRTYEQALGRSKRKRLGQFFSGTRASSLLAALSIRGQVRTIVDPMAGHGDLLDAAALRCSSVGLSVQLTAVEIDPPTAELAGRRLGLCAEVGGHAAETIETNAFKPGLWTGDRSPGSFDLVITNPPYVRYQEHSSTRVAPGDRFDAGDVRAALRELVRMLPDRTEAKAWSALIEGYSGLADLSVPCWMLCSLLVKPGGTLALVVPQTWMNRDYAKIIQYVQLRFFEPLVVVEEHGVGWFEDALVPTTLVVSRRLPAHESLVPLSLRPETACTTTIAAIRPAAADSRSLVGRVFTGPDPDAAFAQWLLAPSPESADQIAVRRVPWAEQWRTVSAHCCHEHWFRAAGEYAALQPGVANTSRAPLPAPLQTALGQGTAPALTTFEALGFQIGQGLRTGCNQFFYVEAAGSDSDGGQRVRASDTLGGRTLCVPDEILKAVVRRQSDVPGFAVQAEAVLGRVLDLRGWCLPEHLGAAATLRPMPAALADLVRRASQTTIGPPERRVLIPELSAVRTNSRAGSGNERLFPGVGAPRHWYTLPDFAPRHHPSLFVARVNSGTPWFILNAPPPMLIDANFSTIYGSPRAMSPIVLLALLNSTWCRACTEFIGTPMGGGALKLEATQLRHLPLPVLSPEAMSPLQMLGEQLATSTTSRSEELTLAIDRIVLSALIPASETVEASLSRLRLIIADRRAQRSRAPREAVLFDHAD